From the Lampris incognitus isolate fLamInc1 chromosome 6, fLamInc1.hap2, whole genome shotgun sequence genome, one window contains:
- the tsg101a gene encoding tumor susceptibility 101a, which translates to MAVVNDSGLKKMLKQYKYRDLTVREIISVISFYKDLKPVMDSYVFNDGSTRDLMSLAGTVPVSYRGNVYNIPVCLWLLDTYPYNPPICFVKPTSAMMIKTGKHIDANGKIYLPYLHEWKHPQSDLYGLIQVMIVVFGEEPPVFSRPTTQAPYQAFQAAGPPNSSYMPGMPAGSPYGQNSNTGGYPGYQYPGGNSYPATAGPAHYPSQTPVSAVGQSRDGTIGEDTIRASLISAVSDKLRWRMKEEMDRAQAELDALKRTEEDLKKGHQKLEEMVSRLDQEVAEVDRNIELLKRKDEELSEALEKMENQSENNDIDDVIVPTAPLYKQILNLYAEENAIEDTIFYLGEALRRGVIDLEVFLKHVRLLSRKQFQLRALMQKARKTAGLSDLY; encoded by the exons ATGGCAGTTGTCAACGACAGTGGCCTGAAGAAAATGCTAAAG CAATACAAATACAGAGACTTGACTGTCCGTGAGATAATCAGTGTCATCTCATTTTACAAGGACCTAAAGCCTGTTATGGATTCCTATG TGTTCAATGATGGCTCCACAAGAGACCTGATGAGTTTGGCAGGAACTGTTCCAGTCAGCTACAGAG GTAACGTGTACAACATCCCAGTATGTCTTTGGCTACTTGACACATACCCCTACAACCCCCCTATATGTTTTGTCAAGCCTACTAGTGCCATGATGATCAAAACTGGCAAGCACATTGACGCAAACGGCAAGATCTACCTTCCTTATTTACACGAGTGGAAACAT CCCCAGTCAGACCTTTATGGTCTGATCCAGGTGATGATTGTGGTGTTTGGAGAAGAGCCTCCTGTTTTTTCTCGGCCAACCACACAGGCCCCCTATCAGGCCTTCCAGGCTGCAGGACCCCCTAATT CCTCCTACATGCCAGGTATGCCTGCAGGCTCACCCTATGGACAAAATTCCAACACTGG TGGTTACCCGGGTTACCAGTACCCAGGGGGTAACTCATATCCTGCGACAGCTGGTCCTGCACATTACCCCTCCCAGACCCCCGTCTCCGCAGTAG GCCAAAGCAGAGATGGCACCATTGGTGAGGACACAATTCGTGCATCCTTGATTTCAGCCGTGAGCGACAAGCTCCGCTGGAGGATGAAGGAGGAGATGGACAGAGCTCAGGCTGAACTGGATGCCCTCAAACGGACTGAAGAGGATCTGAAAAAGGGTCACCAGAAGCTAGAGGAGATGGTCTCACGACTGGACCAGGAAGTA GCGGAGGTGGACAGGAACATTGAGTTGTTGAAGAGGAAGGATGAGGAACTGAGTGAGGCCTTGGAGAAGATGGAGAACCAGTCAGAGAACAACGACATTGATGATGTCATCGTCCCCACAGCGCCACTCTACAAACAGATCCTGAACCTGTATGCTGAGGAGAACGCCATTGAGGACACCATCTTCTACCTCGGAGAGGCCCTTCGCAGGGGAGTCATTGACCTTGAGGTTTTCCTCAAG CATGTGCGCCTCCTGTCCAGGAAGCAGTTCCAGCTTCGTGCCCTGATGCAGAAAGCCCGCAAGACTGCAGGGCTCAGTGATCTCTACTGA